From a single Nymphaea colorata isolate Beijing-Zhang1983 chromosome 4, ASM883128v2, whole genome shotgun sequence genomic region:
- the LOC116253243 gene encoding uncharacterized protein At4g15970-like, translated as MVAMDNNTLIMTVINKPFAENNSVFDLFLQSFKTGEGTQQLIKHLLVVTVDHTAFNRCRQLHPHCYNLITEGEDFSGEQFYSTPDYVKLMWRRLLFVADVLGRGYNILFTDSDILWLRNPFTRFSLDDDMQVSCDRYRGDPYDRSNDINAGFYFVRSNSKTIKLYKLWYESRDIGFHDQDVLQKLQKKRAFQELGLRFRFLETLYFSGFCQKSTDLREVNTVHGNCCKSMKAKLADLRAAFEAWKTFMAKEHSGSKGTWPDSGICRASLKLARLP; from the exons ATGGTAGCCATGGACAACAACACTCTCATAATGACAGTGATAAATAAACCCTTTGCAGAAAACAACAGCGTGTTTGATTTGTTCCTCCAAAGTTTCAAAACAGGTGAAGGTACCCAGCAGCTCATCAAGCACCTGCTTGTCGTCACCGTCGACCATACTGCCTTCAACCGCTGCCGGCAGCTTCACCCGCACTGCTACAATCTCATCACCGAAGGTGAGGATTTCTCAGGCGAACAGTTCTACAGTACCCCAGACTATGTCAAGTTGATGTGGAGAAGGCTCCTTTTTGTCGCCGATGTGCTTGGTCGAGGCTATAACATCTTGTTCACT GATTCTGATATTCTGTGGCTCAGGAACCCCTTCACGCGCTTCTCTTTAGACGATGACATGCAGGTGAGTTGCGACAGGTACAGAGGCGACCCATACGATCGGTCGAACGACATCAACGCTGGCTTCTACTTTGTCCGTTCCAATAGCAAGACGATCAAACTGTACAAACTGTGGTACGAAAGCAGGGACATAGGGTTCCATGACCAAGACGTTCTGCAAAAACTCCAAAAGAAGCGCGCGTTCCAGGAACTTGGTTTGAGATTCAGGTTTCTGGAAACGTTGTACTTTTCGGGGTTCTGCCAGAAGAGCACCGATTTGAGGGAGGTGAACACGGTGCATGGAAACTGTTGTAAGTCGATGAAGGCCAAGTTGGCAGATCTGAGAGCTGCTTTTGAAGCATGGAAGACGTTCATGGCTAAAGAACACAGTGGTTCCAAAGGGACGTGGCCGGATTCCGGAATTTGCCGCGCTTCCCTCAAACTAGCGCGGCTTCCATGA